The following coding sequences lie in one Spinacia oleracea cultivar Varoflay chromosome 1, BTI_SOV_V1, whole genome shotgun sequence genomic window:
- the LOC130466335 gene encoding uncharacterized protein isoform X1, translating into MGILVSKSAVGNFEAKWDWHSWRTTLSMSFSPLPESMAGAIFHGLLQSSWLICMCRVHHNLASLSAGMTCAFEYQVQGHDGYTTVGYLDELSHNSMLLYLEEVKACLVWSELQLMLLRKFWRVDIL; encoded by the exons ATGGGTATTTTGGTGAGCAAATCGGCAGTTGGGAACTTTGAAGCAAAATGGGATTGGCACTCATGGCGCACAACCTTATCAATGTCTTTCTCCCCTTTACCGGAATCAATGGCG GGAGCTATCTTCCATGGTTTATTGCAGAGCAGTTGGCTCA TATGTATGTGCAGGGTACATCATAATTTAGCATCACTTTCAGCTGGCATGACTTGTGCTTTTGAATATCAAGTTCAAGGTCATGATGGGTACACAACAGTTGGATACTTGGATGAGCTTTCACACAATTCCATGTTGCTGTACCTCGAAGAG GTTAAAGCCTGTCTGGTGTGGTCGGAACTCCAGCTTATGTTGCTCCGGAAATTTTGGCGGGTAGATATTCTTTAA
- the LOC130466335 gene encoding uncharacterized protein isoform X2, which produces MGLALMAHNLINVFLPFTGINGGSYLPWFIAEQLAQVHHNLASLSAGMTCAFEYQVQGHDGYTTVGYLDELSHNSMLLYLEEVKACLVWSELQLMLLRKFWRVDIL; this is translated from the exons ATGGGATTGGCACTCATGGCGCACAACCTTATCAATGTCTTTCTCCCCTTTACCGGAATCAATGGCG GGAGCTATCTTCCATGGTTTATTGCAGAGCAGTTGGCTCA GGTACATCATAATTTAGCATCACTTTCAGCTGGCATGACTTGTGCTTTTGAATATCAAGTTCAAGGTCATGATGGGTACACAACAGTTGGATACTTGGATGAGCTTTCACACAATTCCATGTTGCTGTACCTCGAAGAG GTTAAAGCCTGTCTGGTGTGGTCGGAACTCCAGCTTATGTTGCTCCGGAAATTTTGGCGGGTAGATATTCTTTAA